From the uncultured Trichococcus sp. genome, one window contains:
- the nifJ gene encoding pyruvate:ferredoxin (flavodoxin) oxidoreductase: MSNEKMYMTVDGNTAAAYTSYAFTEISGIYPITPSSPMADAVDHWAQEGRKNIFGQTVKVTQMQSEAGAAGTVHGALQAGALACSYTSSQGLLLMIPDLYKMAGQLLPSVIHVAARAVGGHALSIFGDHSDVMACRQTGYAMLSSASVQEATDLAAVAHLAAIKGRVPFLHFFDGFRTSHEIQKIEVQSYEDLAEMLDQDALKAFRERSLSPNHPTLRGTAQNPDVFFQTKEAANRYYDAVPEIVEGYMEKMNQLTGRDYRLFNYYGAVDAERVIICMGSVYETACETADYLNRSGEKVGVLNVHLYRPFSVGHFLKALPDSVKRIAVLDRTKESGSIGEPLFLDVVAAFNNRLDRPMIIGGRYGLGSKDTTPEQIFAVFKNMKKEQPQHPFTIGINDDVTHLSLAIDEQIDVRQEGTFEAKFWGFGSDGTVGANKNSIKIIGDHTDMHVQAYFSYDSKKSGGVTISDLRFGKEPIHEPYLIEKADFVACHNHAYVKKYDMLKNLKPGGAFLLNTNWREEELEQRLPAKMKRYIAQNEIDFYTIDAINLAKEIGLGGRINTICQAAFFKILPVIPAEEAMRRMKEAAHKSYGHKGEAIISMNEKAIDAGMEGVQKISIPDSWKDAQDEPELLKGEPDFVRNIASMMERMEGNQLPVSAFLDRADGTFPQGTTQYEKREIAVQIPIWNPEECIQCNQCSFVCPHAAIRPFLATEDEAANAPEGVEFLDGMRPYKDYKYRIQVSAADCTGCGICVLTCPARKKAIEMKNREDHLEENNNWDYMIRLPHKENPVGINTVKGSQFEQPLFEFSGACAGCGETPYIKLVTQVVGDRMQIANATGCSSIYGGSAPSTPYTTNEAGCGPSWANSLLEDNAEFGLGMHHATKQLRQRTLELTGKLLNLQIDDSLRTAATAWTEGFNDKNGARKLAEAYIHALETADTTDQEIQQLVNELVDYKDYLMKRSTWMIGGDGWAYDIGFGGIDHVLASGEDVNILVLDTEVYSNTGGQVSKSSNLGAIAEFASGGKPVRKKDLGMMMMNYGYVYVAQIAMGANPRHTLKVISEAEAYDGPSIVIAYSPCISHGITCGLTVSQEHEKDAVDVGYWHLYRFHPENKLKGKNPFKLDSKEPQFERFQDFLMEEVRYSSLYNQYDVEHVQAIFDESLLAAKDRYQSYARLESYTD; encoded by the coding sequence ATGTCCAACGAAAAAATGTATATGACTGTCGATGGCAATACCGCCGCAGCCTATACATCTTACGCTTTTACTGAAATTTCAGGGATCTATCCCATTACTCCGTCTTCCCCGATGGCCGATGCTGTCGATCATTGGGCGCAGGAGGGCCGCAAGAATATCTTTGGCCAAACTGTGAAAGTAACCCAGATGCAATCCGAGGCTGGCGCAGCCGGGACTGTGCACGGAGCGCTGCAAGCGGGCGCTTTGGCCTGTTCCTATACCTCATCGCAAGGATTGTTGCTGATGATCCCTGACCTATACAAAATGGCCGGTCAATTGTTGCCATCCGTCATCCATGTCGCCGCTCGTGCAGTGGGAGGGCATGCGCTTTCCATCTTTGGCGACCATTCGGATGTGATGGCCTGCAGACAGACCGGCTATGCGATGTTGTCTTCCGCCAGCGTACAGGAAGCCACCGACTTGGCCGCGGTCGCCCATTTGGCGGCGATCAAAGGGCGCGTGCCGTTCCTGCATTTCTTTGACGGCTTCAGGACTTCGCATGAAATCCAAAAAATAGAGGTACAATCGTATGAAGACCTCGCGGAAATGCTCGATCAGGACGCTTTGAAAGCATTCCGGGAGCGCAGCCTCAGCCCGAACCATCCGACATTGCGGGGAACGGCCCAGAACCCGGACGTCTTTTTCCAGACTAAGGAAGCGGCGAACAGATATTACGATGCTGTTCCGGAAATTGTGGAAGGCTATATGGAAAAAATGAACCAGTTGACGGGTCGGGACTACCGCCTGTTCAATTATTACGGTGCCGTGGATGCCGAGCGGGTCATCATCTGCATGGGCTCCGTATATGAAACTGCCTGCGAGACGGCGGATTATCTGAACCGTTCAGGTGAAAAAGTCGGCGTCCTCAATGTGCATCTTTACCGTCCGTTCAGCGTCGGGCACTTTTTGAAGGCATTACCTGACTCCGTAAAACGGATCGCGGTGCTCGACCGCACGAAAGAATCCGGATCCATCGGCGAACCGCTCTTTTTGGATGTCGTGGCAGCCTTCAACAATCGACTTGATCGTCCGATGATCATCGGCGGACGTTATGGCTTGGGGTCGAAGGACACGACGCCGGAACAAATTTTCGCAGTCTTTAAAAACATGAAAAAAGAGCAACCGCAGCATCCCTTCACTATCGGCATCAACGATGACGTCACCCACCTATCGCTTGCGATCGATGAACAGATCGACGTCCGTCAGGAAGGCACGTTCGAGGCGAAGTTCTGGGGATTTGGTTCTGACGGGACAGTCGGGGCCAACAAAAATTCGATCAAAATCATCGGGGATCATACCGATATGCATGTACAGGCTTATTTTTCCTACGATTCGAAAAAATCGGGCGGGGTCACCATTTCCGATCTGCGCTTCGGCAAGGAGCCGATCCATGAGCCGTATCTGATCGAAAAGGCTGATTTCGTGGCTTGCCACAACCATGCCTACGTAAAAAAATACGACATGCTGAAAAACCTTAAACCCGGCGGCGCTTTTCTGCTGAACACCAATTGGCGTGAAGAGGAACTCGAACAACGCTTGCCAGCCAAGATGAAACGGTACATCGCCCAAAACGAGATTGACTTCTATACGATCGACGCCATCAACCTTGCCAAGGAAATCGGCCTAGGCGGACGGATCAACACAATCTGCCAAGCAGCCTTCTTCAAAATCTTGCCGGTCATACCTGCTGAAGAGGCGATGCGGCGCATGAAGGAAGCGGCCCATAAGTCATACGGGCATAAAGGCGAAGCCATCATTTCCATGAACGAGAAGGCGATCGATGCCGGCATGGAGGGTGTCCAAAAAATCAGCATTCCGGACAGCTGGAAGGATGCGCAGGATGAGCCGGAATTGTTGAAGGGCGAACCGGATTTTGTCCGCAACATCGCCAGCATGATGGAGCGGATGGAAGGCAACCAATTGCCTGTCAGTGCCTTTCTGGACCGGGCTGACGGGACTTTCCCGCAGGGGACGACGCAATACGAAAAACGCGAAATCGCCGTCCAGATCCCAATCTGGAACCCTGAGGAATGCATCCAGTGCAATCAATGCTCCTTTGTTTGTCCGCATGCCGCTATCCGACCGTTCTTGGCCACCGAAGACGAGGCAGCCAATGCCCCTGAAGGTGTGGAATTCCTGGATGGGATGCGTCCATACAAAGACTACAAATACCGGATCCAAGTGTCCGCTGCCGACTGCACGGGCTGCGGCATCTGCGTCCTGACCTGTCCCGCCCGCAAAAAAGCGATCGAGATGAAAAACCGCGAGGATCATCTGGAGGAAAACAATAACTGGGATTACATGATCCGTCTGCCGCACAAGGAAAATCCTGTCGGCATTAATACGGTGAAAGGCAGCCAGTTCGAACAACCGCTATTCGAATTTTCAGGTGCCTGTGCTGGTTGCGGCGAAACGCCATACATCAAATTGGTCACACAAGTAGTGGGCGATCGCATGCAAATAGCGAACGCGACAGGCTGCTCGTCCATCTATGGGGGCTCTGCTCCTTCCACGCCGTATACGACAAATGAAGCAGGCTGCGGGCCGTCTTGGGCCAATTCCCTGTTGGAGGATAATGCGGAATTCGGCCTGGGGATGCACCATGCGACGAAGCAACTGCGCCAACGGACACTGGAATTGACTGGAAAGCTATTAAACCTGCAGATCGACGATTCGCTCAGAACGGCAGCAACAGCCTGGACTGAAGGATTCAACGACAAAAATGGTGCCCGCAAATTAGCCGAAGCCTACATTCACGCTTTGGAAACTGCAGACACAACGGATCAGGAGATCCAACAATTGGTCAATGAACTAGTGGATTATAAGGACTATCTTATGAAGCGTTCCACTTGGATGATCGGCGGCGATGGCTGGGCCTATGATATCGGTTTTGGCGGTATCGACCATGTTCTCGCAAGCGGGGAAGATGTGAACATCCTCGTATTGGATACGGAAGTCTATTCCAATACAGGCGGACAGGTTTCGAAATCATCCAACTTGGGTGCCATCGCTGAGTTCGCTTCCGGCGGTAAACCGGTCCGCAAGAAAGACTTGGGAATGATGATGATGAACTACGGGTACGTCTATGTCGCCCAGATTGCGATGGGTGCGAATCCGCGGCATACCTTGAAAGTCATCTCCGAGGCGGAAGCCTACGATGGTCCGTCCATCGTTATCGCTTATTCCCCATGCATCAGCCACGGCATCACGTGCGGTTTGACCGTATCGCAGGAGCACGAAAAAGATGCTGTGGATGTCGGTTATTGGCATCTTTACCGCTTCCACCCGGAAAACAAACTGAAAGGGAAAAACCCGTTCAAGTTGGATTCCAAGGAACCACAGTTTGAACGTTTCCAGGATTTCCTGATGGAGGAAGTCCGCTATTCTTCATTGTATAACCAGTATGATGTGGAGCATGTACAGGCGATCTTCGACGAAAGCCTCCTTGCAGCAAAAGACCGTTATCAGTCCTATGCACGCTTGGAATCCTACACTGACTAG
- a CDS encoding carbon-nitrogen hydrolase family protein — translation MEIALLQMMVTADKEKNIRRAEELVNKAAQGGADMAVLPEMFNCPYDNAFFREYAEPKGGETYRRLSEMAKEHAIYVVGGSIPQIKDNKIHNTSYTFDRQGNEIHDYSKTHLFDIQVDGGQSFRESDTLSPGNGMGVFQTEFGLFGVGICFDVRFQSDWQMLQKQGALVCIVPGAFNMTTGPAHWELLFRARAVDNQLFMVGVSPARDLAFSYHAYGHSLVADPWGSVLAQLGFEEGIAIVSVDLDRVASVRRQIPIL, via the coding sequence ATGGAAATAGCCTTACTTCAGATGATGGTCACAGCAGATAAGGAAAAAAACATAAGGCGTGCAGAAGAGTTGGTCAACAAAGCAGCACAGGGGGGAGCGGATATGGCAGTGCTGCCGGAAATGTTCAACTGCCCTTATGATAACGCCTTTTTCCGAGAATACGCAGAACCGAAAGGCGGGGAAACCTACCGGAGGCTATCGGAAATGGCGAAAGAACATGCCATCTATGTGGTCGGGGGATCGATTCCACAGATCAAAGACAACAAAATCCATAATACGAGCTATACGTTCGATCGACAAGGAAACGAGATCCATGACTACAGCAAAACGCATTTGTTCGATATCCAGGTCGACGGGGGGCAATCTTTCCGCGAATCAGATACCCTGTCCCCCGGAAACGGAATGGGTGTGTTTCAGACCGAATTCGGCCTCTTCGGTGTGGGCATCTGCTTTGACGTCCGATTCCAAAGCGACTGGCAGATGCTCCAAAAACAAGGAGCGCTCGTCTGCATTGTGCCTGGTGCATTCAATATGACGACCGGACCGGCGCATTGGGAATTGCTGTTCCGAGCGCGTGCTGTCGACAACCAACTGTTCATGGTGGGGGTCAGCCCCGCCCGCGATCTTGCTTTCAGCTACCATGCATATGGTCATTCGCTTGTGGCGGATCCATGGGGAAGCGTTTTGGCCCAACTGGGTTTTGAAGAGGGAATCGCGATCGTATCGGTGGATCTCGATCGTGTCGCATCCGTCAGAAGGCAAATCCCTATCCTTTGA
- a CDS encoding L,D-transpeptidase: MKKLRKVKSQWCVLTVCGLSAVMLMAAPAPSVFAETSGANASSTIGSEPFETEEPDMLEQSSVLNEDADNSVADALIEETVSESSDFPEDAASDISSEEYAEEVPASNEGLPPMSGSMPAVIETAPQPSDATPLESAPAVEMTAAAAAALPEVKESSSDVVVSYTAIIAKGDFTLDSLPWGDAGYAFRYMTNDFTGQKIEVIRESQNGLYALAVLNGEKLGWVDKRAFSDIVIIPKVQDLASAITVDYTARISGKNYSIDSLPWGYAGYMYMGTSAAYFDQKIQAEKETANGQYVLISLNGEKLGWIDKRALSDIYSPPKVQDIASALTVDYAARIGAAGFSIDSLPWGYAGYAQMATSADFLNQSVQAVKETANGLYALIALNGNRIGWIDKRALTDIYIQLKVQELATGITVDYAATIASGGFSIDSLPWGYAGYGQIDTTGNHIGERIQAIQESPNGLYVLISSNGTRLGWVDKRALADVALPPKVQDVASAVVAAYTAAVTSPGYSIDSLPWGYAGYQQMAASTDYLGQRFEAVKETANGLYVLLSLNGKNLGWIDKKALGDFSYRAQAQNISGGTVVSYSPTIAKGGFSVDTLPWGYPGYQWRTSTDSYVGQQVDAVKESADGHYVLISLNGSYIGWVDKAALSGLPTYAKGPDWSVINGYFRSNSGVNYYIGNSYIIVSLSQQSVWAYKGETMLVSAPVITGKPSANNATPRGLFYIQPYKQSPSVLIGEDYASPVNFWIPFVGNMVGLHDSPWQTHGYGGDVYLYYGSHGCVNTPYEAVRTLYYSYPVGTPVVVY, from the coding sequence ATGAAAAAATTGCGTAAAGTTAAATCTCAATGGTGTGTCCTTACGGTTTGCGGTCTGTCCGCAGTCATGCTGATGGCGGCACCGGCACCCTCAGTTTTTGCGGAAACTAGCGGAGCGAATGCAAGCAGCACCATCGGGAGCGAGCCTTTCGAAACAGAAGAACCGGATATGCTTGAGCAATCTTCCGTCCTCAATGAGGATGCGGACAACTCTGTTGCTGATGCTCTGATCGAAGAAACAGTGAGTGAATCATCGGATTTTCCAGAAGATGCGGCATCGGATATCTCATCGGAGGAATATGCGGAAGAGGTTCCTGCAAGCAACGAGGGGCTTCCCCCAATGAGCGGATCGATGCCAGCTGTTATCGAAACTGCCCCTCAACCAAGCGATGCCACGCCGCTTGAGTCTGCACCCGCAGTGGAAATGACTGCAGCGGCTGCAGCAGCACTACCCGAAGTAAAGGAAAGCTCTTCGGACGTAGTCGTTTCCTACACAGCCATCATTGCCAAAGGCGACTTTACGCTCGATAGTCTGCCATGGGGCGATGCAGGCTATGCTTTCCGCTATATGACGAACGATTTCACAGGGCAAAAAATCGAGGTGATCAGAGAATCGCAGAACGGTCTTTACGCCTTGGCGGTGCTGAACGGCGAAAAGCTGGGATGGGTCGATAAGCGAGCCTTTTCCGATATTGTCATCATCCCTAAAGTACAAGATCTTGCCTCAGCGATTACCGTTGATTATACTGCACGCATCAGCGGGAAAAATTATTCTATCGATAGTTTGCCATGGGGGTACGCCGGCTACATGTATATGGGAACGAGCGCAGCTTATTTTGATCAGAAAATACAGGCTGAAAAAGAAACAGCCAATGGCCAATATGTCCTTATTTCCCTTAACGGCGAGAAGTTGGGCTGGATCGACAAAAGGGCTCTGTCGGACATTTACAGTCCGCCAAAAGTGCAGGATATTGCATCAGCGCTGACGGTCGACTATGCCGCTCGGATCGGGGCAGCCGGCTTTTCCATCGACAGTCTGCCATGGGGCTATGCCGGCTATGCCCAGATGGCAACGAGTGCGGACTTTTTGAACCAAAGTGTTCAGGCAGTCAAGGAGACCGCAAACGGCCTCTATGCGTTGATTGCTTTGAACGGCAACCGAATTGGCTGGATCGACAAACGGGCGTTGACGGATATCTATATTCAGCTTAAAGTGCAGGAACTCGCAACAGGGATAACGGTCGATTACGCAGCCACGATAGCGTCTGGCGGTTTTTCTATCGACAGCCTGCCGTGGGGTTATGCCGGATACGGGCAAATCGACACGACCGGCAACCATATCGGGGAACGCATCCAAGCCATCCAAGAGTCACCGAACGGATTATATGTTTTGATTTCTTCCAACGGGACCCGTTTGGGATGGGTCGATAAGCGAGCCCTTGCCGATGTCGCACTTCCACCAAAAGTCCAGGATGTAGCTTCCGCGGTCGTTGCTGCCTATACAGCTGCCGTCACTTCACCTGGGTACTCGATAGACAGCCTGCCTTGGGGTTACGCCGGCTATCAACAGATGGCCGCTTCAACGGACTACCTAGGACAACGGTTTGAGGCAGTGAAGGAGACAGCCAACGGATTGTATGTGCTGCTTTCGCTGAACGGAAAAAATCTGGGATGGATCGACAAGAAAGCGTTGGGGGACTTCAGCTACCGGGCACAAGCGCAGAATATTTCCGGTGGGACCGTCGTGAGCTACTCGCCAACGATTGCGAAAGGCGGTTTTTCCGTCGATACTTTGCCGTGGGGCTATCCGGGTTACCAATGGCGGACGAGCACTGACAGCTACGTTGGTCAGCAAGTCGATGCGGTCAAGGAATCCGCGGATGGCCATTACGTCCTGATTTCCCTGAACGGCAGTTATATCGGTTGGGTTGACAAAGCGGCACTCTCGGGATTGCCTACCTACGCCAAAGGGCCGGACTGGTCGGTGATCAATGGTTATTTCCGCAGCAACTCGGGAGTCAACTACTACATTGGCAACAGTTATATCATCGTCAGCCTGAGTCAACAAAGCGTCTGGGCCTATAAGGGCGAAACAATGCTCGTTTCCGCCCCGGTCATCACCGGAAAACCATCGGCCAATAATGCCACGCCACGGGGTTTGTTCTACATCCAACCTTATAAACAATCGCCATCGGTTCTGATCGGTGAGGATTACGCTTCGCCCGTCAACTTCTGGATACCGTTTGTGGGCAATATGGTCGGCTTGCACGATTCACCTTGGCAGACGCACGGCTATGGCGGGGATGTCTACCTCTACTACGGCTCGCACGGTTGCGTGAACACACCTTATGAAGCGGTCCGGACACTTTATTACAGTTATCCGGTCGGTACACCAGTTGTGGTCTATTAG
- a CDS encoding ATP-binding protein: MSLEEIYRIPVEKLRWSYLHTGELNFCESSRDVPPLQGIIGQDRAVKSMDFGLGMTMPGYNIFVSGPPGTGKSSYVQTVVSRLAEKGNTPDDWCYIYNFTDRDKPIAVSLPVGQGKVFRNDMTEFIDDMRSLIPKTFESSDYDQQKGTIIKVVQEKVDAVFRSIEQEALKAGFIVRQAPGRVALIPIRDGKQLSPEEYKALSAEERKIIDENTYKLEKRLDEIIRGSRALEKEADKQLKELDRQITRFATEPSIARLKEKYAYSEKIQDYLDKVLTDITENNLIFRLADAPQAQNPFQLPENDGDPFIKYKVNLFVNNENSKGAPAIIEPFTNYYNIFGKIEYKNQFMFTTTDFTMVKAGAIHQANGGYLVLQAKDVLFDPFMWDALKKVLKHQQALIENIGEQYRYVPTLTLKPETIPLNVKIILIGSPIFYKVLTYDEDFRKLFKVKVDFDINMERNEENIRKYVSFISSICEETGILHFDRSGLGKVIEYGSRLAGNQAKLSTQFNEITEIVHESSAIAKYEGATMVSDVHVQKALADRKYRANMIEEKFQEMLLKNKIMIDVQDAVVGQVNGLSVIQTEEYAFGHPTRITARTYIGSNGVTNIERETKMSGSSHSKGVLTLAGFLGWQFAQEKPLAVSAQLTFEQNYGGVDGDSASSAELYALLSSLADVPLKQNLAVTGSINQKGEIQPIGGATEKIESFFDLCEAKGLNGEQGVIIPDQNVDDLMLKEEIIEAVKAAKFHIYSVKTVAEGIELLTGLNCGKREPDGNFTEGSVFHKVQQKLEKYNKSIEAAQNANDPYSKYRSDDYDLE, from the coding sequence ATGTCGCTTGAAGAAATATACCGTATTCCGGTCGAGAAACTGCGCTGGAGTTATCTGCATACAGGTGAACTTAATTTTTGCGAATCATCCCGGGATGTCCCTCCCTTGCAGGGCATCATCGGTCAGGATCGGGCCGTTAAATCGATGGACTTCGGGCTGGGAATGACCATGCCTGGCTACAATATTTTCGTTTCCGGTCCACCGGGAACCGGAAAGAGCAGCTATGTCCAGACTGTAGTATCCAGATTGGCAGAAAAAGGCAATACGCCTGATGATTGGTGTTATATCTATAATTTTACCGATCGGGACAAACCGATCGCGGTATCCCTGCCTGTAGGGCAAGGAAAGGTATTCCGCAATGACATGACCGAGTTCATAGATGACATGCGTAGCCTGATTCCGAAAACGTTCGAGAGCAGTGATTATGATCAACAGAAAGGCACGATTATCAAAGTTGTGCAGGAGAAGGTGGATGCTGTTTTCCGGAGCATCGAACAGGAAGCGCTAAAGGCCGGATTCATCGTCAGGCAAGCGCCTGGACGCGTGGCCTTGATTCCTATCCGTGACGGCAAGCAGCTTTCCCCGGAAGAATATAAAGCTCTTTCGGCGGAAGAACGGAAAATCATTGATGAGAATACTTACAAGCTTGAGAAGAGGCTGGATGAAATCATCCGCGGTTCGCGCGCGCTCGAAAAGGAAGCCGACAAACAGCTCAAGGAGTTGGACAGACAAATAACACGGTTTGCGACGGAGCCGTCCATCGCCAGATTAAAAGAAAAATATGCTTATTCGGAAAAAATCCAAGATTATCTTGACAAAGTGCTTACGGACATCACCGAAAACAATCTCATTTTCCGGTTGGCTGATGCACCGCAAGCTCAAAATCCATTTCAGCTGCCGGAAAACGACGGTGACCCCTTCATAAAATACAAAGTCAATCTCTTTGTGAACAATGAGAACAGCAAGGGCGCCCCAGCGATCATCGAACCATTTACGAATTATTACAATATCTTCGGAAAAATCGAATACAAAAATCAATTCATGTTCACTACGACTGACTTCACCATGGTAAAGGCCGGCGCCATCCATCAGGCAAACGGTGGGTATCTGGTGCTGCAGGCCAAAGATGTCCTGTTCGATCCGTTCATGTGGGATGCCCTGAAAAAAGTATTGAAGCATCAACAAGCCCTGATCGAAAACATCGGCGAGCAATACCGCTACGTGCCGACCTTGACACTGAAACCAGAGACCATTCCATTGAACGTCAAAATAATTTTGATCGGCAGTCCGATATTCTACAAAGTGCTGACCTATGATGAAGATTTCAGGAAACTGTTCAAAGTAAAAGTCGATTTCGACATCAATATGGAACGGAACGAAGAGAATATCAGAAAGTATGTTTCTTTCATCAGCTCGATCTGCGAAGAAACGGGAATCCTCCATTTTGACCGTAGCGGCTTGGGGAAAGTTATCGAATACGGATCGCGCCTTGCTGGTAATCAGGCTAAATTGTCCACTCAATTCAACGAAATCACTGAAATTGTCCATGAATCCAGCGCCATCGCCAAATACGAGGGGGCAACGATGGTTTCCGACGTGCACGTGCAAAAAGCCTTGGCTGACAGGAAATACCGGGCTAATATGATCGAAGAAAAATTCCAGGAAATGTTATTGAAGAACAAGATCATGATCGATGTTCAGGATGCGGTCGTAGGCCAAGTGAACGGCCTTTCAGTAATCCAGACCGAAGAGTATGCTTTTGGCCATCCGACGCGGATAACTGCCCGTACCTATATCGGTTCGAACGGTGTGACAAATATTGAGCGTGAAACCAAAATGAGCGGCAGCAGCCATTCAAAAGGGGTATTGACGCTGGCAGGCTTTCTGGGCTGGCAGTTTGCACAGGAGAAACCGTTGGCAGTGAGCGCTCAGTTGACTTTTGAACAGAATTACGGCGGTGTCGACGGAGATAGTGCCTCCAGTGCTGAGCTTTATGCACTCCTGTCCAGTCTTGCTGATGTACCGTTGAAGCAGAATCTCGCTGTTACGGGTTCCATCAATCAGAAGGGTGAAATCCAGCCGATCGGCGGCGCCACCGAAAAAATCGAAAGCTTTTTCGATCTTTGCGAGGCGAAAGGCTTGAACGGAGAGCAAGGAGTCATCATTCCGGATCAGAATGTCGATGATCTCATGCTGAAGGAGGAAATCATCGAGGCTGTGAAGGCTGCCAAATTCCATATCTATTCCGTTAAAACGGTTGCGGAAGGGATCGAGTTGCTGACCGGGCTGAATTGCGGAAAACGCGAACCGGACGGAAATTTCACAGAAGGCAGCGTCTTCCATAAAGTCCAGCAGAAACTGGAAAAATACAACAAGAGCATCGAAGCTGCGCAAAATGCGAATGATCCGTACAGCAAATACAGAAGTGACGACTACGACTTAGAATGA
- a CDS encoding VanZ family protein, whose translation MRFAFNTKSTALWLWMCVIFLLSHQNGQDSSETSGILLELLEFIGIGPGSSVQGALSYLIRKAGHFTEYLILAILFLRYRKERGTSEKSALYAFLFVFLYASSDEFHQSFIPGRGPAFSDVLIDTAGGLTGIILYGWKQRMTERQKPIYCKK comes from the coding sequence ATGCGTTTTGCTTTCAACACCAAATCAACAGCTTTATGGCTCTGGATGTGCGTCATTTTTCTGCTGTCGCATCAAAATGGTCAAGATTCGTCCGAAACAAGCGGCATCCTATTGGAATTGCTGGAATTTATCGGAATCGGACCGGGCAGTTCGGTTCAGGGTGCACTCAGTTATTTGATCCGCAAGGCGGGCCACTTCACAGAATACTTGATTTTGGCTATCCTATTTTTGCGTTATCGGAAAGAACGAGGAACTTCGGAAAAATCAGCTTTGTATGCCTTTCTTTTCGTATTTCTTTATGCCTCCTCGGACGAGTTCCATCAGTCTTTCATTCCGGGAAGAGGTCCTGCCTTTTCCGATGTATTGATCGATACCGCAGGAGGACTGACCGGCATCATCCTGTATGGATGGAAACAGAGAATGACGGAGCGGCAAAAACCGATTTACTGCAAAAAATAA
- a CDS encoding DNA/RNA non-specific endonuclease, which yields MAKRKTSGKHKLLRLLLLFTWFLILTWIEIHEGVDPTSNQGGSTSVSVVLSADDVPQYTGADTIEINWGKSTFFSSELHFEGEGWISYGDLDELNRVTTMNAMITPEMYQTGTDANSSILPTGWSKSNQNESNPKQLNRGHLLADVLGGSGEDWRNLVTLYRNANYPAMYFAAEFIVSEAIQAGTTVRYRVTPIFKGDELICEGLHIMAKSVGDDSVDLNVYVFNEPKDAVN from the coding sequence ATGGCAAAAAGAAAAACTTCAGGCAAGCATAAACTGTTGCGGTTGCTGTTGTTGTTTACATGGTTCCTCATCCTTACCTGGATCGAAATACATGAAGGAGTCGATCCGACTTCAAACCAGGGCGGCTCAACAAGTGTTTCCGTTGTCCTTTCCGCCGATGATGTACCTCAATATACAGGTGCGGATACGATCGAAATCAATTGGGGAAAGAGCACTTTTTTTTCTTCAGAATTGCACTTTGAAGGGGAAGGCTGGATCAGTTACGGCGATCTGGATGAACTGAACAGGGTCACGACAATGAACGCCATGATTACACCGGAAATGTACCAGACGGGCACCGATGCAAACAGCAGCATCCTGCCGACGGGATGGTCAAAAAGCAATCAGAATGAATCGAATCCCAAACAGCTGAACCGCGGACATCTGTTGGCCGATGTGCTGGGCGGAAGTGGTGAGGATTGGCGAAATCTGGTGACATTATACCGTAATGCGAATTATCCGGCCATGTACTTTGCTGCAGAGTTCATTGTCAGTGAAGCAATCCAAGCAGGAACTACGGTCCGCTATCGGGTAACGCCGATTTTCAAAGGCGATGAATTGATCTGCGAAGGGCTGCATATCATGGCGAAGAGCGTCGGCGATGATTCAGTCGATCTGAACGTTTATGTCTTCAACGAGCCCAAAGACGCCGTCAATTAG